One genomic window of Tenacibaculum tangerinum includes the following:
- a CDS encoding WG repeat-containing protein: MKNSVFIIFLLITTNVFTQINIDSNSKAKLYFIEAERNFNQNNFKEASKYIEKTEAALGDTNGRILNLKVKNLYNLGKFEAASEALELFMNVYASSVTAELKADTESYFIKLERYFENKEKKKEEEAIKNAKLRNKALKVARFNEGLGLVYVNGKAGFVDLEGNFVIEPKYMSATIFSDGTSQVKEVKDKAYLIDKLGRKMKSPKNYYWAMSIGGGFAKINTKNEGDYIVSKNNPSFIKGPYYLVYNFSGDRAVVKKKGKIKNKCGFIDQRGKEAIPVQYDYCNYFSEGLAAVKSNGKYGYIDVWGKTVIPFKYEYVKNFVDGLAFVKENGSYQMIDKTGKIVKKFANTNHKITMPDFYNGNGVFELNDGNFKTPKKYGIIDSKGKVTYPVQSTYHLTNYNRLYGLIQFSTTGVKGKKPKYGLMNAQGKKIIPEVYDYFSKLWGGGDYIAAKKNGKYGVIDITGKIIIPFKYEDIKHINKNDIALVKYGGKWIYADANGEIYLR; the protein is encoded by the coding sequence ATGAAAAATAGTGTATTTATTATCTTTTTATTGATAACAACAAATGTTTTTACACAAATTAATATAGATAGTAACAGTAAAGCGAAGTTATATTTTATTGAAGCCGAACGAAACTTTAATCAAAATAATTTTAAAGAAGCGTCTAAATACATCGAAAAAACAGAAGCAGCATTAGGAGATACCAATGGAAGAATACTCAATTTAAAAGTAAAAAACCTATACAATTTAGGAAAATTTGAAGCTGCAAGCGAAGCACTAGAGTTGTTTATGAATGTGTATGCTTCTTCAGTAACAGCAGAGTTAAAAGCAGATACCGAAAGCTACTTTATAAAGTTAGAACGCTATTTTGAAAATAAAGAAAAAAAGAAGGAAGAAGAAGCAATTAAAAATGCAAAGCTAAGAAACAAGGCTTTAAAAGTAGCAAGATTTAATGAAGGCTTAGGCTTGGTATACGTTAACGGTAAAGCAGGGTTTGTAGATTTAGAAGGAAACTTTGTGATTGAACCAAAGTATATGTCGGCTACTATTTTTTCAGACGGAACTTCACAAGTAAAAGAAGTGAAAGATAAGGCATACCTCATCGATAAATTGGGAAGAAAAATGAAATCTCCCAAAAATTATTATTGGGCAATGAGTATCGGAGGAGGTTTTGCTAAAATAAACACCAAGAACGAAGGAGACTATATTGTTTCTAAAAATAATCCGAGTTTTATAAAAGGTCCATACTATTTAGTATACAATTTTTCAGGTGATAGAGCAGTAGTTAAAAAGAAGGGTAAAATCAAAAATAAATGCGGCTTTATAGATCAACGAGGAAAAGAGGCAATACCTGTTCAGTATGATTATTGCAATTATTTTTCTGAAGGATTAGCAGCGGTAAAAAGTAATGGAAAATATGGGTACATAGATGTTTGGGGAAAAACAGTCATTCCTTTTAAATATGAGTATGTTAAAAATTTTGTCGACGGTCTTGCTTTTGTAAAAGAAAATGGTTCGTACCAAATGATTGATAAAACAGGAAAAATAGTAAAGAAGTTTGCGAATACAAACCATAAAATTACCATGCCCGATTTTTATAATGGAAATGGAGTTTTTGAACTAAACGATGGTAACTTTAAGACTCCTAAAAAATATGGAATTATCGATAGTAAAGGGAAGGTGACGTATCCTGTACAATCAACCTACCACCTTACCAACTATAATAGATTGTATGGATTGATTCAGTTTTCAACTACTGGAGTAAAAGGGAAGAAACCCAAGTATGGTTTAATGAATGCTCAAGGGAAAAAGATAATTCCTGAAGTGTATGATTATTTTAGTAAACTTTGGGGAGGTGGCGACTACATTGCTGCAAAAAAGAATGGGAAGTATGGGGTGATAGACATCACTGGAAAAATCATCATTCCTTTTAAATATGAAGATATCAAGCATATTAATAAAAATGATATAGCCTTAGTGAAATATGGTGGAAAATGGATTTATGCAGATGCCAATGGAGAAATTTACTTACGTTAA
- a CDS encoding BaiN/RdsA family NAD(P)/FAD-dependent oxidoreductase produces MKKVVIIGGGAAGYFTAINAKEFNPNLDITILEKGKEVLQKVKISGGGRCNVTHACFEPKELTKFYPRGEKELLGPFHQFMTGDTFEWFENRGVPLKIEADNRVFPEANTSQAIIDCFQNAVDTLGIRVLKNHGVTAIYQQDSTWVINTKNQDFEADVVVVAAGSSKKVWELCKTLNHTIVEPVPSLFTFNIKDKRILDLGGISVPNAEVSLVGTNLENTGPLLITHWGFSGPAVLKLSAFGARILADKNYQYNVLVNWLGQDTNSVFSALQGLKKSQAKKQVSLKSPFQDIPRRLWERLVAASEIKNNQNWADVSNKQLQNLADQLTQGLFNANGRTTFKEEFVTAGGVALNEINFKHFESKKHSNLFFVGEVLNIDAVTGGFNFQNAWTGGYICATTIAER; encoded by the coding sequence ATGAAAAAAGTCGTTATTATTGGTGGCGGAGCAGCAGGCTATTTTACTGCAATCAACGCCAAAGAATTCAATCCGAATTTAGATATTACCATTCTTGAAAAAGGAAAAGAAGTATTGCAAAAAGTAAAGATATCGGGCGGAGGTCGTTGCAATGTTACGCATGCTTGTTTTGAACCCAAAGAACTAACAAAATTCTACCCAAGGGGTGAAAAAGAACTATTAGGCCCTTTTCATCAATTTATGACGGGTGATACTTTTGAATGGTTTGAAAACCGCGGAGTTCCTCTAAAAATTGAAGCTGATAATCGCGTATTTCCAGAGGCAAACACTTCGCAAGCGATTATAGATTGTTTTCAAAATGCTGTAGACACCCTTGGTATTAGGGTGCTGAAAAATCATGGCGTAACTGCTATTTATCAACAAGATTCGACATGGGTTATCAACACCAAAAATCAAGATTTTGAAGCTGATGTTGTCGTGGTTGCTGCGGGAAGTAGCAAAAAGGTGTGGGAATTATGCAAAACGTTAAACCACACGATTGTAGAGCCAGTACCTTCTTTATTTACGTTTAATATTAAAGATAAACGCATTCTAGATTTAGGCGGAATTTCTGTGCCAAACGCTGAAGTATCTCTCGTTGGAACGAATCTTGAAAATACAGGTCCGTTATTAATTACGCATTGGGGCTTCAGTGGTCCTGCTGTTTTAAAATTATCGGCTTTTGGTGCTCGTATATTGGCTGACAAAAACTATCAATACAACGTATTGGTAAACTGGCTAGGACAAGATACAAACTCCGTTTTCTCAGCATTGCAAGGGTTAAAAAAATCACAAGCGAAAAAACAAGTCAGTTTAAAATCACCTTTTCAAGATATTCCACGTCGTTTGTGGGAACGATTGGTGGCTGCTTCTGAAATTAAAAACAATCAAAATTGGGCAGATGTTAGTAACAAGCAACTTCAAAACTTAGCCGACCAATTAACCCAAGGGTTGTTCAATGCTAATGGACGTACGACGTTTAAAGAGGAGTTTGTTACCGCTGGTGGGGTAGCTTTAAACGAAATCAATTTTAAACACTTTGAAAGTAAAAAACACTCCAATTTATTTTTTGTGGGTGAAGTATTAAATATTGATGCCGTTACGGGTGGCTTCAACTTTCAAAATGCTTGGACAGGTGGTTATATTTGTGCTACGACCATCGCAGAACGGTAA
- a CDS encoding GYDIA family GHMP kinase, giving the protein MEKDTNPWVAERSRSYSNGKLLLTGEYAVLDGATALAVPTKFGQDLVVEPIKEPQLIWGSFTHTRECWFEASFDIPKLRLTSATFTSDKEGSAEFIAETLHTILLEAKKLNPDFLNSENGFIVKTNLTFPQNWGLGSSSTLINNIATWANVNPFTLLWNAFSGSGYDIACAKHNAPILYRLEVASTTLSHQSTTLSNQSTKSNYQPIVKEVAFSPSFSEELFFVHLNQKQNSREGIAHYKKHRTEAKTLLPEIDNLTQAFLKANSSKDLEKVMVAHEQLIGSIIKQDTVKKRLFPDYFGEVKSLGAWGGDFVLVTGTNDTPSYFQEKGFNTILPYKKMIL; this is encoded by the coding sequence ATGGAAAAAGACACGAACCCATGGGTAGCTGAGCGTAGTCGAAGTTACAGTAACGGAAAATTATTACTCACAGGAGAATATGCGGTGTTAGATGGTGCTACAGCACTTGCAGTTCCTACGAAGTTCGGACAAGATTTAGTGGTCGAACCTATCAAAGAACCACAACTTATTTGGGGAAGTTTTACCCATACGAGAGAATGTTGGTTTGAAGCTTCTTTTGATATACCCAAACTACGATTAACCTCAGCAACCTTTACTTCTGATAAAGAAGGAAGTGCAGAGTTCATTGCCGAAACACTTCATACTATTTTATTAGAAGCGAAAAAACTAAATCCCGATTTTTTAAATTCCGAAAACGGTTTTATCGTAAAAACGAATCTAACATTTCCTCAAAATTGGGGATTGGGCAGTTCTTCTACTCTAATTAATAATATTGCTACGTGGGCAAATGTAAATCCGTTTACCTTGCTTTGGAATGCTTTTTCGGGTAGTGGTTACGATATTGCTTGTGCGAAACACAATGCACCAATTTTGTATCGATTGGAGGTGGCTTCGACTACGCTCAGCCACCAATCGACTACGCTCAGCAACCAATCGACTAAGTCAAATTACCAACCAATTGTTAAAGAAGTAGCATTTTCTCCTAGTTTTTCTGAGGAATTGTTTTTTGTGCATTTAAATCAAAAACAAAATAGCCGAGAAGGAATTGCGCACTACAAAAAGCATAGAACGGAAGCTAAAACCTTACTCCCTGAAATTGATAATTTAACGCAAGCGTTTTTAAAAGCTAACAGTTCTAAAGATTTAGAAAAAGTGATGGTAGCGCATGAACAACTCATTGGCTCCATTATAAAACAAGACACGGTAAAAAAACGGTTATTTCCCGATTATTTCGGGGAAGTAAAAAGCTTGGGTGCTTGGGGAGGCGATTTTGTATTGGTAACAGGTACTAATGATACGCCAAGCTATTTTCAAGAGAAAGGATTCAACACTATTCTTCCGTATAAAAAGATGATTTTATAA
- a CDS encoding GIY-YIG nuclease family protein, with amino-acid sequence MPKGFVYILECSDGSFYTGSTINLEKRLAEHQNGKGARHTQKRLPITLVYVEEFQQIPQAFYREKQIQGWSRAKKIALIDKNYKILPELSECKNESHYKIQKRNGLV; translated from the coding sequence ATGCCTAAAGGTTTTGTTTACATACTAGAATGTTCAGACGGAAGTTTTTATACAGGTAGTACTATTAATCTAGAGAAGAGACTTGCCGAACACCAAAATGGCAAAGGTGCTCGTCATACTCAAAAGAGATTACCTATTACCTTAGTTTATGTTGAAGAATTTCAACAAATACCTCAAGCATTTTATAGAGAAAAACAAATCCAAGGTTGGTCAAGAGCCAAAAAGATCGCTTTAATTGATAAAAATTATAAAATATTACCTGAACTTTCTGAATGCAAAAACGAAAGTCATTATAAAATTCAAAAAAGAAATGGTTTAGTTTAA
- a CDS encoding hydroxymethylglutaryl-CoA reductase, degradative: MRMSKKISGFSKLTKEEKIDWLAKTYFNNQSEIIQTLKQYWNVDDKLQQLHDDFIENTISNFYMPYGIAPNFVINGRSYVIPMVVEESSVVAAAAKVAKYWSTRGGFKTEVISTTKIGQVHFMYAGDKKELENYFHLQKTELYAATASITKNMEKRGGGILDIQLVDKTDKLANYYQLHVTFETKDSMGANFINSCLEAIAKAFRKEDIEIVMSILSNYVPECLVRAEVSCTIEELGGENPEKFAQKFKQAVQIAEIEPYRAVTHNKGIMNGIDAVVLATGNDFRAIEAGAHAYAAKDGQYKSLTHCEVKDGIFRFWIEIPLALGTVGGLTALHPMAKLSLDMMQKPGARTLMQIIAAAGLAQNFAALRALTTKGIQHGHMKMHLMNILNQHKATHEEKEAAIAYFDNRTASHSAVVEKLNELRKPKVQWVNFLNEEEVRNTLTRLKADAKPLFGKMNGQQMVEHLSAVTQIANGNWKVDIYVSDEKSARRKPFLHTDNELQVGFKAPFLSEAPTPLKFSSMEEAIEDLIEQVQLFEKVFTENPEKTVVHPFFGALNYEYWKKFQVKHFTHHFKQFGL, translated from the coding sequence TTGAGAATGTCTAAAAAAATCTCTGGTTTTTCTAAACTTACCAAAGAAGAAAAAATAGACTGGTTGGCCAAAACATATTTTAACAATCAATCAGAAATTATTCAAACGCTTAAGCAATACTGGAATGTTGATGACAAACTACAACAGTTGCACGATGATTTTATAGAAAACACCATTTCTAATTTTTACATGCCTTATGGTATTGCCCCTAATTTTGTAATTAATGGACGTAGTTATGTAATACCCATGGTGGTTGAAGAAAGTTCGGTTGTTGCCGCTGCTGCTAAAGTAGCCAAGTACTGGAGCACTCGTGGTGGATTTAAAACCGAAGTGATTTCTACCACTAAAATTGGTCAGGTGCATTTTATGTATGCAGGCGATAAAAAGGAATTAGAGAACTACTTTCACCTACAAAAAACCGAGTTATATGCTGCCACGGCATCTATTACTAAAAATATGGAAAAACGGGGTGGTGGAATTTTAGATATTCAACTAGTTGATAAAACGGATAAATTGGCAAACTACTATCAATTACATGTTACTTTTGAAACTAAAGATAGTATGGGTGCCAACTTCATCAACTCTTGTTTAGAAGCCATTGCAAAGGCTTTTAGAAAAGAAGATATTGAAATTGTAATGAGCATTCTTTCTAATTATGTCCCTGAGTGTTTGGTAAGAGCCGAAGTAAGCTGTACAATAGAAGAACTCGGTGGAGAAAATCCAGAAAAATTTGCTCAAAAATTCAAACAAGCGGTTCAAATAGCCGAAATAGAACCGTATCGTGCCGTTACACACAACAAAGGAATTATGAACGGAATCGATGCCGTCGTACTCGCTACAGGTAACGATTTTAGAGCCATTGAAGCGGGGGCACATGCCTATGCTGCAAAAGACGGACAATACAAAAGCTTAACCCATTGCGAAGTAAAAGACGGGATTTTTCGATTTTGGATTGAAATTCCCCTAGCTCTCGGAACCGTAGGCGGATTAACAGCATTACACCCCATGGCAAAACTATCGTTAGACATGATGCAAAAACCTGGTGCACGCACCCTCATGCAAATTATTGCCGCTGCTGGATTGGCTCAAAATTTTGCCGCTTTACGTGCTCTGACCACCAAAGGAATTCAACATGGACACATGAAAATGCACCTGATGAATATTTTAAATCAGCACAAAGCAACCCATGAAGAAAAAGAAGCCGCAATTGCTTATTTTGATAACAGAACTGCTTCACATAGCGCTGTGGTTGAAAAACTAAACGAGCTTCGTAAACCTAAAGTACAATGGGTCAATTTTTTAAATGAAGAAGAAGTACGCAATACACTTACAAGGTTAAAAGCGGATGCAAAACCGTTGTTTGGAAAGATGAACGGGCAACAAATGGTTGAACATTTAAGTGCAGTGACTCAAATTGCAAATGGCAACTGGAAGGTTGACATCTATGTTTCTGATGAGAAGTCAGCTAGAAGAAAACCGTTTTTACATACTGATAACGAATTGCAAGTCGGATTTAAAGCTCCGTTTTTATCGGAAGCACCAACTCCGTTAAAATTTAGTTCGATGGAAGAGGCTATTGAGGATTTAATCGAACAAGTGCAGCTCTTTGAAAAAGTGTTTACTGAAAATCCTGAGAAAACAGTCGTACATCCGTTTTTTGGAGCATTAAATTATGAGTACTGGAAGAAATTCCAAGTAAAGCATTTCACCCACCATTTTAAACAATTTGGATTGTGA
- a CDS encoding S9 family peptidase encodes MKKLLVLFIGISSLVQAQKKDISLEDIWRNGTFRADYMNSLNSMNGDFYSLLNNENGSSTVDKYSYETLEKVATIVNSSDLPRLEYFQSYSFNKDETKLILGTNFKQIFRRSYLGTFYVYDIATKSLDLIGEDIQEPTFSPDSKKVAYAKSNNLFIKDFSDNTVIQITSNGKKNEIINGITDWVYEEEFGFVRAFDWSKDGSNLAYLRFDESEVKTFSMDVYGKQKYPMQHVFKYPKAGEANAKVSLHIFSLTTGKTAEIRVGDYEYIPRINWTNDADLLAVRTLNRHQNDLKMYFVNASTFKSNLVLNETDKAYVDITDDLTFLDDNSFIWTSEKDGFNHIYHYDKNGKLRNQVTKGNWEVTSYYGFNTATKTIYYQSVENGSINRGVYSISLDGSNKKLISNATGTNSAAFSENKHYFINTFSDVNTPPVYTLRNGEGQVLKTIKDNAALKETIAGYNLSKKEFSTININGNDLNMYTIKPANFDANKKYPVLMYQYSGPGSQNVKNSWNSANDYWHQLLAQNGYMIVCVDGRGTGYKGRDFKKVTYMNLVKYETEDQIAVAKELAKLPYVDANRIGIWGWSFGGHMSTNCLLKGNDVFAAAIAVAPVTTWRFYDTIYTERYMRTPEENPSGYDDNSPLNYPELLQGKYLLIHGTGDDNVHVQNAYRMAEALIQANKQFEWGMYPDKNHGIYGGNTRLHLYTKMTNFIKNNL; translated from the coding sequence ATGAAGAAACTATTAGTATTGTTTATAGGAATATCTTCGCTAGTACAAGCACAAAAAAAGGATATTTCTTTAGAGGATATATGGAGAAATGGCACATTTAGAGCCGATTACATGAACTCTCTAAACTCTATGAATGGAGATTTTTACTCACTCTTAAATAATGAAAATGGAAGCTCTACTGTAGATAAATACAGTTATGAAACTTTAGAAAAAGTAGCTACGATAGTTAATAGTAGCGATTTACCAAGATTAGAATACTTTCAATCATATAGCTTTAACAAAGATGAAACGAAATTAATTTTAGGAACTAATTTCAAACAAATCTTCCGTCGTTCGTATTTAGGTACATTTTACGTGTACGACATTGCAACAAAATCGTTAGATTTAATAGGAGAAGATATTCAAGAGCCTACTTTTTCGCCAGATAGTAAGAAGGTAGCGTATGCAAAGTCAAATAATTTATTTATAAAAGATTTTTCTGATAATACAGTTATTCAAATAACGAGTAACGGAAAAAAGAATGAAATAATTAATGGTATTACCGATTGGGTATACGAAGAAGAGTTTGGTTTTGTAAGAGCCTTTGACTGGAGTAAAGATGGTAGTAATTTAGCCTACTTACGTTTTGATGAAAGCGAGGTTAAAACCTTTTCAATGGATGTATACGGAAAACAGAAATATCCAATGCAGCATGTGTTCAAATATCCAAAAGCAGGAGAAGCAAATGCCAAAGTTTCGTTACATATCTTTTCGTTAACAACAGGAAAGACCGCTGAGATTAGAGTGGGAGATTACGAATATATTCCAAGAATTAATTGGACAAACGATGCCGATCTATTAGCTGTTCGTACCTTAAACCGTCATCAGAACGATTTAAAAATGTACTTTGTAAATGCCAGTACGTTTAAAAGCAATTTGGTATTAAATGAAACGGATAAAGCCTACGTAGATATTACCGATGATTTAACTTTTTTAGACGATAATAGTTTTATTTGGACGAGTGAAAAAGACGGATTTAATCATATTTATCACTATGATAAAAATGGAAAATTGCGAAATCAAGTAACCAAAGGAAATTGGGAAGTAACTTCGTATTATGGATTTAATACAGCAACGAAAACGATTTATTATCAATCTGTTGAAAACGGTTCTATTAACAGAGGGGTGTATAGCATTTCTTTAGATGGAAGTAATAAAAAATTAATAAGCAATGCTACTGGAACTAACAGTGCAGCATTTAGCGAAAATAAACACTATTTTATCAATACCTTTTCCGATGTGAATACACCGCCAGTATATACGTTGAGAAATGGTGAAGGACAGGTGTTAAAAACGATAAAAGACAACGCTGCCTTAAAAGAAACTATTGCAGGTTATAACTTAAGTAAAAAGGAGTTTTCTACCATTAACATAAACGGAAACGACTTAAATATGTACACTATTAAGCCAGCAAATTTTGATGCCAATAAAAAGTACCCAGTTTTAATGTATCAATATTCAGGACCCGGTTCTCAAAATGTAAAGAATAGCTGGAATAGTGCCAATGATTATTGGCATCAACTATTAGCACAAAATGGTTATATGATTGTTTGTGTTGATGGTAGAGGAACAGGCTATAAAGGTCGTGATTTTAAGAAAGTAACGTACATGAACTTGGTAAAGTATGAAACGGAAGACCAAATCGCAGTAGCTAAAGAATTAGCAAAATTGCCTTATGTAGATGCGAATAGAATTGGTATTTGGGGATGGTCTTTTGGAGGTCACATGAGTACCAATTGTTTGTTAAAAGGAAACGATGTATTTGCAGCAGCCATTGCAGTAGCACCCGTTACTACGTGGCGTTTTTATGATACAATTTATACAGAACGTTACATGCGTACCCCAGAAGAAAACCCATCAGGATACGATGATAACTCACCTTTGAATTACCCTGAATTATTACAAGGAAAATACCTGTTAATTCACGGTACAGGCGATGATAATGTGCATGTGCAAAATGCGTATCGAATGGCAGAAGCACTAATACAAGCCAACAAACAATTTGAATGGGGAATGTATCCAGACAAAAACCATGGTATTTATGGCGGAAATACGCGCTTACATCTATACACTAAAATGACAAACTTTATTAAAAATAACTTATAA
- a CDS encoding peptide MFS transporter, translating into MANSTPIKRKELFGHPAGLYVLFFTEMWERFSYYGMRAILVLYLVAKTTEENAGLGWSNGDALSLYGTYTMLVYLMSIPGGWIADKFLGQKKSVLYGGILLVAGHSILAIEQMWAFYTGLGLIIAGVGMLKPNISTMVGGLYRQGDIRRDKGFTIFYIGINVGAFLSALIVGYVGETYGWHYGFGLAGIGMALGLLQYVLGQKHLQGVGDYLGTSENKEDKELMNKPLTKIEKDRVVVLLISFLLVIIFWGAFEQAGGLMNIYASEKTGRMLGGFEIPASWFQSLNAFFIIVLGTSVAAYWAKRKLKGKLSTGLFKMIMGLIIMGTGFFFMTAASAQYQSEGTSAMYWLVLAYLFHTIGELCISPVALSYITKLAPVKYASLMMGVYFAMTGVGNKVAGLLGEASESLGEYTIFTGIAVFCVSFGLLMLLFRKKLEALTHGAEDNERDLKDELVENN; encoded by the coding sequence ATGGCAAATTCAACACCAATAAAACGAAAAGAATTATTTGGACATCCAGCAGGACTATATGTACTGTTTTTTACAGAAATGTGGGAGCGTTTCTCATACTATGGTATGAGAGCAATTTTGGTACTGTACCTTGTGGCAAAAACTACCGAAGAGAATGCAGGTTTGGGTTGGTCTAATGGAGATGCATTGTCTTTATATGGTACGTATACAATGCTAGTATACCTAATGTCTATACCAGGAGGTTGGATTGCCGATAAGTTTTTAGGACAAAAGAAATCTGTTTTGTACGGAGGTATTTTGTTAGTAGCAGGGCATAGTATTTTAGCAATAGAACAAATGTGGGCTTTCTATACAGGATTAGGTTTAATTATCGCTGGTGTAGGAATGCTCAAGCCGAATATCTCAACAATGGTAGGAGGTTTATACAGGCAAGGAGATATTCGTAGAGATAAAGGGTTTACAATTTTTTATATCGGTATTAATGTGGGAGCATTTTTGTCTGCCTTAATAGTGGGGTATGTCGGAGAAACTTATGGTTGGCACTACGGATTTGGGTTAGCAGGAATTGGAATGGCTTTAGGCTTACTTCAATATGTGTTAGGTCAAAAACATTTGCAAGGTGTAGGAGATTATTTAGGTACCTCAGAAAACAAAGAAGATAAAGAGTTAATGAATAAGCCATTAACAAAAATAGAGAAAGATAGAGTAGTGGTTCTTTTAATCTCATTTTTGTTAGTAATTATCTTCTGGGGAGCTTTTGAACAAGCAGGAGGATTAATGAATATCTATGCTTCTGAAAAAACAGGTAGAATGTTAGGAGGTTTTGAAATTCCTGCATCGTGGTTTCAATCATTAAACGCATTTTTTATCATTGTTTTAGGAACTTCTGTAGCAGCATATTGGGCTAAAAGAAAGTTAAAAGGAAAACTGTCAACAGGTTTGTTTAAAATGATTATGGGATTAATAATCATGGGAACAGGTTTCTTTTTTATGACGGCAGCATCTGCCCAATATCAAAGTGAAGGTACCTCTGCTATGTATTGGTTAGTATTAGCATACCTATTCCATACCATCGGAGAATTATGTATTTCACCAGTAGCATTATCTTACATAACCAAATTAGCACCTGTAAAATACGCCTCTTTAATGATGGGAGTGTATTTTGCTATGACTGGAGTTGGTAATAAAGTTGCAGGACTTCTAGGAGAAGCATCTGAAAGCTTAGGTGAGTATACGATTTTTACAGGAATAGCAGTTTTTTGTGTTTCCTTTGGACTGTTAATGTTATTGTTTAGAAAAAAATTAGAGGCATTAACACATGGAGCAGAAGATAATGAAAGAGACTTAAAAGACGAATTAGTAGAAAATAATTAA